The proteins below come from a single Aspergillus oryzae RIB40 DNA, chromosome 5 genomic window:
- a CDS encoding ferrochelatase HEM15 (protoheme ferro-lyase (ferrochelatase)), with protein MDEAMALRRTFALPRQLLRPVARSSLGYNTEQRNGFATAVPPVTQDATGSKGPTAMVFLNMGGPSTTNEVEDFLSRLFADGDLIPLGRLQTYLGPLIAKRRTPKIQKQYADIGGGSPIRKWSEYQCQEMCKLLDKLNPESAPHKPYVAFRYAAPLTEEMYTQLLDDGFGRGKGGRAVAFTQYPQYSCSTTGSSLNELWKWRNRLEGRRANESVDPSGSIQWSVIDRWPTHPGLVEAFAKNIEDQLKTYPEDKRNSVVLLFSAHSLPMSVVNRGDPYPAEVAATVHAVMQRLGFSNPYRLCWQSQVGPSAWLGAQTSDTVMEYVKRGQTDIVLVPIAFTSDHIETLYELDLEVMEEANSPGVKRAESLNGSPIFIEALANIAQEHLRKGEKCSRQMTLRCQGCKSDRCLEQKKFFAGEEAASLVV; from the exons AATGGCCCTCCGTCGGACCTTCGCGCTTCCTCGGCAACTACTGCGACCGGTAGCTCGCAGCTCGCTTGGATACAACACAGAACAGCGAAATGGCTTCGCAACGGCAGTCCCTCCAGTCACTCAAGATGCAACTGGCTCCAAGGGCCCTACCGCAATGGTATTCTTAAACATGGGCGGCCCCTCTACGACGAATGAGGTGGAAGACTTTTTGAGCAGGTTATTT GCCGACGGTGATCTGATTCCCTTGGGACGGCTTCAAACATATCTTGGACCACTTATCGCAAAGCGGAGAACCCCAAAGATCCAAAAGCAATACGCGGACATTGGAGGCGGCTCGCCTATCCGAAAATGGTCCGAATACCAATGCCAGGAAATGTGCAAGTTGCTAGACAAACTCAATCCTGAAAGTGCGCCTCATAAACCCTACGTTGCATTTCGGTATGCTGCGCCTTTGACGGAAGAGATGTATACCCAGTTACTCGATGATGGGTTCGgaagagggaagggaggaCGTGCTGTCGCATTTACACAATACCCACAATATTCCTGTTCGACTACAGGCAGTTCTCTGAATGAACTATGGAAATGGAGAAATCGCCTGGAGGGTAGGCGCGCCAATGAGAGCGTGGACCCCTCCGGCTCCATCCAGTGGAGTGTCATTGATCGGTGGCCGACTCATCCCGGCTTAGTGGAAGCTTTCGCAAAGAACATCGAGGATCAGCTCAAGACATATCCGGAGGACAAGAGGAACAGTGTAGTTCTGCTGTTCTCCGCCCACAGCCTGCCCATGAGCGTGGTGAATAGAG GTGACCCGTACCCGGCCGAAGTTGCAGCAACTGTCCATGCGGTAATGCAAAGACTTGGTTTTAGCAACCCTTACCGACTGTGCTGGCAATCTCAAGTGGGCCCGTCGGCTTGGCTTGGAGCTCAGACCAGCGACACCGTCATGGAGTATGTGAAGCGCGGACAGACTGATATAGTCCTTGTACCGATCGCCTTCACCAGCGACCACATTGAAACTTTGTATGAGTTGGACCTTGAAGTGATGGAAGAAGCCAATTCCCCTGGAGTTAAGCGAGCGGAAAGCTTGAACGGAAGTcccatcttcatcgaagCCCTTGCAAATATCGCGCAGGAGCACTtgagaaagggagaaaaatgcTCTCGTCAGATGACCCTGCGCTGTCAGGGTTGTAAGAGTGATAGATGCctggagcagaagaagttctttgccGGGGAAGAAGCCGCGTCTCTTGTAGTGTAA